The Microcoleus sp. AS-A8 genome window below encodes:
- a CDS encoding ATP-binding protein, giving the protein MALFKKPWNLVWLRHNEKPLKQDRLQVETDLHAVTPVLQWFEDFTKPLLPQPFQSQCQLAFVEGFTNAVRHAHQNLPPTTPIELELKIFPDSLEMRIWDQGQPFDLQTKLQKALDHHKDADPLEEIGGRGLIFMHQLMDELAYLRVDERNCLLMRKRH; this is encoded by the coding sequence GTGGCGCTGTTTAAAAAACCCTGGAACCTTGTTTGGTTGAGGCATAACGAAAAACCCCTCAAACAAGACCGTCTCCAAGTCGAGACGGACTTGCACGCTGTGACACCAGTTCTACAGTGGTTTGAGGATTTTACCAAACCGCTCCTGCCTCAACCCTTTCAATCGCAGTGCCAACTCGCATTTGTCGAAGGCTTTACAAATGCAGTTCGCCATGCTCATCAAAACTTACCTCCAACAACACCCATTGAGCTGGAGTTGAAGATATTTCCTGACAGCTTAGAGATGCGAATTTGGGATCAGGGGCAGCCATTTGATTTGCAAACTAAACTCCAAAAAGCCCTCGACCACCATAAAGATGCTGATCCACTAGAGGAAATAGGAGGCAGAGGGCTGATTTTTATGCACCAGCTCATGGATGAGCTAGCGTACTTGCGCGTAGACGAGCGCAATTGTCTGCTGATGCGTAAACGGCACTAG
- a CDS encoding 7-carboxy-7-deazaguanine synthase QueE has product MPLETKLTARLVEIFSAIQGEGLNVGTRQIFVRFAMCDLRCKFCDSAHTWGIPSQCRIERTPGERDFETHPNPVLGSLLLKWVERQNQPGLHDSLTLTGGEPLLHTPFLVEFLPLLQQLTPLPIYLETGGHRPEQLAMVLPYLDSVGMDIKLKSVSGEEHWSAHAEFLQLCHKSSVEVFVKLIVDRNTDAAELEQAAQLVAQVSPQIPVFLQPVTPLEGSNQPLRVPAPEQVLAWQALMKRTLASVRVVPQTHKMMDQL; this is encoded by the coding sequence ATGCCCTTGGAAACTAAGCTTACTGCTCGCCTCGTTGAAATTTTTTCTGCCATTCAAGGCGAAGGTCTGAACGTCGGGACTCGTCAGATATTTGTCCGCTTTGCGATGTGCGACCTACGCTGTAAGTTTTGCGACAGTGCCCATACTTGGGGCATCCCCTCCCAGTGTCGCATCGAGCGGACGCCTGGAGAGCGGGATTTTGAAACGCATCCCAATCCGGTGCTAGGAAGCCTGCTGCTTAAATGGGTGGAACGGCAAAATCAGCCGGGTTTACACGATAGCTTGACGCTTACGGGGGGCGAACCCCTACTCCATACTCCGTTTCTCGTGGAGTTTCTTCCTTTATTACAACAACTCACTCCATTGCCAATTTATCTGGAAACCGGAGGTCACCGTCCCGAACAGTTAGCTATGGTTTTGCCCTACTTAGACTCGGTGGGTATGGATATTAAGCTCAAGAGTGTGAGTGGCGAAGAACACTGGTCGGCACACGCCGAATTTCTCCAGCTTTGTCATAAATCATCAGTGGAGGTATTTGTCAAGTTAATTGTTGACCGCAATACCGATGCCGCTGAGTTGGAGCAGGCGGCTCAATTAGTGGCACAGGTTAGTCCCCAAATCCCAGTCTTTCTCCAACCGGTCACCCCGTTGGAAGGCTCGAATCAGCCTTTGCGCGTGCCTGCTCCGGAACAGGTTCTTGCTTGGCAAGCTTTAATGAAGCGCACTCTCGCCTCGGTGCGTGTCGTACCGCAGACCCATAAAATGATGGATCAGCTTTAG
- a CDS encoding sugar transferase yields the protein MADPVPETSFEVNFTNGAAVMQIPIRLAGVDAVAFKDACHQLLEKSSLPEKLVFDFSQTTFIDSSGIGAIVSNHKSARLKDVQLVLRGVLPQVKAVLEMTALDKVLTIEPQEASANSVANRSKAELPTTHPSVQSKVKRILDVLGSLVGLGITALVFIPIALAIKLNAPGPILFSQTRLGWMGKPFKIWKFRSMYVDAEARKKELENQNQADGKVFKMENDPRITKVGRILRKTSLDELPQFWNVLKGEMSLVGTRPPTPNEVDIYEVPEWQRLDVKPGMTGEWQVNGRSSIRNFEDIIRLDLRYQQNWSLAYDLKLILKTILVVFRKDSGAV from the coding sequence ATGGCTGACCCAGTTCCAGAAACAAGTTTTGAGGTAAATTTCACAAACGGTGCTGCTGTAATGCAGATACCGATTCGCTTGGCTGGGGTTGACGCTGTGGCCTTTAAAGACGCTTGTCACCAGCTTTTAGAAAAAAGCTCACTTCCCGAAAAACTCGTTTTTGATTTTTCACAGACGACGTTTATCGACAGCAGTGGGATTGGCGCAATCGTTAGCAATCATAAGAGCGCTCGACTCAAGGATGTTCAGTTGGTACTCAGGGGCGTGCTTCCGCAGGTGAAAGCCGTACTGGAAATGACGGCGCTCGACAAAGTTTTGACGATTGAGCCACAGGAGGCATCGGCAAATTCCGTTGCCAATCGCTCAAAAGCAGAGTTGCCAACGACTCACCCTTCTGTACAATCTAAGGTCAAGCGCATCTTAGACGTTTTGGGTTCGCTGGTGGGTTTAGGCATTACAGCTTTAGTGTTTATTCCGATCGCGCTGGCGATTAAACTCAACGCTCCAGGCCCGATCTTATTTAGTCAGACCCGCTTAGGTTGGATGGGAAAGCCGTTTAAGATCTGGAAATTCCGCTCCATGTATGTTGATGCCGAAGCCAGAAAAAAAGAGCTTGAAAATCAAAATCAAGCAGATGGTAAGGTATTCAAAATGGAAAACGACCCCAGAATTACAAAGGTGGGTCGCATTTTGCGGAAAACGAGTCTGGATGAACTCCCTCAGTTTTGGAATGTCCTCAAAGGTGAGATGAGTTTGGTTGGCACCCGACCCCCGACACCGAATGAAGTTGACATTTATGAGGTACCCGAATGGCAACGATTAGATGTCAAACCCGGAATGACTGGTGAATGGCAGGTCAATGGGCGATCTTCCATCCGCAATTTTGAAGACATCATTAGACTGGATTTACGCTACCAGCAAAACTGGAGCTTGGCGTATGACCTGAAGCTCATTCTCAAAACAATCTTGGTTGTGTTTCGTAAAGACAGTGGCGCTGTTTAA